A stretch of DNA from Sylvia atricapilla isolate bSylAtr1 chromosome 3, bSylAtr1.pri, whole genome shotgun sequence:
GATTCTGTGTGTTGcaaaatgatttttctctttctgaagaCAAGAATATCATTTCTTGCAGTATAATGTATGTGTTGGTGCAATAAATGTACAGCAGGTGATAAGATCTTACATGAATCTGTAGGTCCAGGTGCAGGTTAACCTTTTCCAAGATGAGAGATCTACAGTGATGGTGCTGACCAGCATGGTTGTGTGGTAGCTTAAAacttctctgctgcccttcacTAGCGCTATCTGTGTGACCTAGTCCTGCTGAAATGGTGTCATGTTTGCTTCTGGGGCTTCTTTTTAGCTAAACTAACTGTGTCTGTTCATAATGTCCCCCCCTTTTTCTCATTTGGAGTGGTCTGCTTCCTTCATAGCCTCTTCAAGAGGCAGTGACTATGGAGGTAAGAGCTGGGAGAGACATTGTACACCCAGGCTGTGGAGTCATGATCTTCTCCAGCTGGGATTTGTCACCTGCTGTACTGGGAGCAGGGTGCCTGGGTtaatcactgctgctgcaccaAGCTCAAAGCTATGGCTGCTGCAAGACTTCAGGTCTCTCTTGTCTGTCTTGCTTAAGGCTGAAGCACATCTTCTCCCAGCAATCTGCTTCCTTCAGTTCTTGTGTTGTTGAGACTGAAAATGGGCCCCACTGCCCTCCCTCCAGCCAGGCTCCTTTAAATACATGCATTATTTCCCTAATGGTGCATATCTCTCACCTGCTGCTCTAACTGAACCACTGTCTGCTACCAGGTGTTTCTCATGATGACTGCTTCCTATAGGGCACTTCGTTGTTTTGCCTGTAGGCAGAGGCTACTTTAATCAAGATCCTCTTACAGTACTGTGCTTACTTTTAGTCCTTTATCTTTGCTCTATCTTTGTCCTTAAGCTTACTACTTTTTAAGAGGGCACAGATGTTCTGTCTCTTAGGAGTTAACATATGCCCTTGCTCAACCTTGTTGCCTGTAGTATCTTCTCACTTTGCTTCTCTGTCGTGGTGGATGTTGAGAAATGCCTCAGCAGTGTGTGCAGTTTTTGTGCTGTTAGGAATGTTAGAAGGCTGAACATAAGCCATGGAAGCTTCCAGAAAATAACATCAGCAGGCACAACTTGACTGTGAGTCCATTTGACAAAGTAGATAACTGCAGTCTTAAGCCCTGCATAGTATCTCTGTGTCATGCTCTCTTCCGTCTATGTAGTTCCTTAAGTAGAAGCACTTTAATCTACAGATTATGTTTGCaaatttttgtttcaggaaaaaattgaAGCAATTAATCAAGCCATAGCCAATGAATACGAAGTGCGAAGAAAACTGTTAGTCAAACGTTTGGATGTTACTGTGCAATCCTTCGGCTGGTCAGATAGAGCTAAGGTACAAACACCTTGCTGTGAAGTCCTGGTTGATGGTAACCCTTTATAAGAAATATCTCTAGAAAACTGCATCATTATTTTGTCCTCCATCAGTCAAAAATAATCACAAGAgttgtctggttttgttttgagtttCCAAAGAAGGTTATGACAATGGAAgatggtttaaaaatattttacttaaaacTGATTTGTTGGATTTTAAATCAGTCTAAAAATGAGAAGTCAGACTGTGTGTAACTACACATCAAAGCCACCAGAAAAATTAGAGATTACTGATTCAACCATGTTCAGAGTGCCATAATGTTAAGCATTATGTGCTGTCTTGTGTGATGGTAGAAAAGCATCTTCCTGTTGACCATCCCTTATCTTACTTTGTGCTGTCCACAGTTACCAGATTTCCTTAAAGTGCATCTGCAATCACAACTCCACAGGTGCACATGAGAACAGCTGATAAGGCACTTCTTGTTCTTACCTCATATTCACCTTTATGTGCTTCTTTGTCTTTGAACCGTGCAAGTGGCTGTGACATGAGATCTGTTCTCCCTTGAGTACATGATACATATTCTGCTTTTAGAAATAATGACACAGTTTCACTATTTCCTATGtctaagaaagaaattacaggaTTTTACAAAATAGtatgtataatttattttccagaactTAACCAGATCTGCTAGCATGATGTTAAGTATGCTGCTGACAGTGTTTGAGACTGAGTTATTAGTGCTGAACTGTGACATGTAGAATCATTAAGTGTTTTTTCTTGataagtgtttttttaaaaagcaactaTACTTTAATAATAAACTGAATTGtcccattttctgtttcattgaGTAGGACTTCTACTGCTGTACTTTCTATTAAATCTTGTATTCTTTAGGCTTCTTAGTAGATGACTGAAGAACTAGCTgactgtttaaatattttaatagtgaataaaaaggagcaaaaaagtgaattatatttaaaaaacagggCTTTCTAGTTGTGTTATAGCTTTGGCATCTTTATCCAcgtggttttggttttttcctatGAATTCTCAGATATTTTTGAACTGGACTAcctacacaaaatattttcacaaaacgCATAAATTGTGTATATGCATTTATATcgattaaaatgcaaatgttttttaGAAGCATAACAATACAAATTTGGAGAATATTGCTGTACTATTCCAGACATACAATGTTTTAACAGTAACTTTTAGCAAgatgttgattttcttttttatttgaaaagtatCAGAATACAATAGCATGATGAAATAACCACTTCTCCAGATAGTGGAAacaccaggggaaaaaaaccttgctGTCTATTACTAGGgattttttaaaggtaaaatttCAAGTTTCACCTAAAATAGGATCAAAATATTGTGCTCAGAGCTCAGTCAAACATACCAGGGAAAAACACACTAGTATTCTGGTGAATACTTTTGCTTCTCCTGCCTTTACCCAGAGTCATATTCCAGTTCTCTGCCTTTGGatggaaaataagattttaggattttaaaatgtgctcCTAAGTTTTTGCACTGTTAAGATGTGTTGGAAAATTTGGTTtgcctgtccccactgccccacTATTGTATTCAGATGGCAACCTGGTTTATCCTAACTGCATCACACACTCTGTTGATGACTGAACTTGTGTGGCAGCACAAATTTCTCCTGTGTCTCAGCTGGAAAACTTTTGAGGTGTTCAAAAAAGCCAGAATGATTAATCCTGAAAGGCAGGTTAGGAGGAGACATTGCATACAAGGCAAAGTTGAGTGTAGGATCTCATTTCTAGCTCTGCCAGTCCTTCTTGGTGCCTTGTCTTTGTGAAGAACCTGACGGGAATGAAGAGTGAAAAGAGTTAGCAGGACCATTTTTTGCTAAGTGTTGGAGATGGGGTGATGCTGCTGGCCCAGCTGGCATGGGTGCAGGTCAGGGTGAAGGCACAGAAGGACGTCTGGAGGCTAAACAGAGATGTGTTTCACTTTCAGTATCTTCTGGATTCTAGCAGTAATTCATGTAACTATATGGCACACTTCTGTTCTTCATTTGCCTGGAAGTAATACAGTCTGCAAGTATATATTGTTAAAATTGTCAACTCATTGGTGTCTTGACATTCCAGTCAAAATTGTATTTCCTATTTACTTAAGAGATTAATGTGACAAATGCTAATTTTATTGAAGTAATCCTCAGTTATAAAGTGATTCTCACTGGTTTTATAGTAACTTTTTGTTCTATTTGCAGCAGTGGCTTGTTACTCAGTGCTGATTTGATTCTTGTGATGAGATGTCCCATTGCTTTAACTgactgggttttatttttctttgctccaACAGAGTCAAACAGAAAAACTGGCTAAAGTCTACCAGCCCAAACGTGCCCTCTTATCTACTAAGTGCACTATATCAATTGCAAATCTCTTGGCAGCTCGGCAAGATCTGTCAAAGATTATGAGAACAAGCAGCGGCTCCATCCGAGAGAAGACTGCATGTGCCATTAATAAGGTACCTCTGGTGACAAATGGCTTGTTCTTTTAGGGATATTTTAGTCACTTGAAAGGAGtaatcctaatttttttcaggattgTAAGCGGAATTTGGAAATAAAGGATAAGAAACCTTGGTCCTTATGTATTCCAGATAATGCATCAGGGGATTATGGATAGTGCAATTTCAGCTGTTGAGGTTTACAGCGTCCCTTCTTTGGGGCAGAAAAAATTGCTGAAATACATTGGATTACTTTGAATGGGAGTAGGTCTGCTCTGTTTTACCAGAATTACTGCGGCCCTTACCCTACTACTACCTGATTCTGTCACCATGTCTAAAATAACACCTACTTAGTAACTGTGTTTCTGATCTGTGTAAATAGAATGTACTAAGATCACACAGCAAGGATCCCACAAATTAGATTGCCCTTGGTTCACAAATAGATTACAGTCAAGTGTATAGTTCTCATAGTGACGTAGCAGAAACATGACTCAGACTAAACGATTTGCCTTGTTtcaaaaattacaattttacAAGAGTAATAGGCTCACATGTGTGCTGAGCTCAGTAGCTATGTACAGCAGCGTACTTGGCGCTTTAAAATTGCGGGGATAGGTGCATACTCTTCTGCCTTCTGAGTACCAACTGTACCTCAGGGAAATTCTAATTAATTTAGGAAGGAATAGTGGTGTGCTGATTTGGCCACAgcccttccaactcaaataATTTCTGCACCTTTTTAGTGTCACTGGAGTGTAAGAAATTAAGTAGTAAGACAGGTTGACTCTATCATTAGACTGTATGTATGTTTTAGTAGGAATGCAGtactgccctgctgctgctgcataaTCTGTTAATTTACTTCCTTTGTTACATTGTTTTAAAACTTCAAGCAGTACAAGTGTTCTGTCCCATTTTGCCTTGCTAAATTTTTAAGATCACATTGTCCTTAGACAGCCTAAGACCTTCAGAGTATTGCTGCACTCTGGTTGGTGCTGTCTGACACCTGTCTGTTAAGTTTCTGCCTATcctcactgaaaaataaaatttttttgccCTTTATTTACCATGTCAATGGCTCCTCCAGCAACTCAGAGGACTAGTTAGGAGAGATACTGTGTTGCATTGTACTTATTTGAGTTTAGCACTCTGCAGTAGTAAAGAGTTAAGTGAAAGACTGTGTTGGTGCTCCCCATGGTGGTGAGCCTGCTGTTTGAACACAAAGCACAGGTCTCCTGACTTGTCTTGTTGGCAGTGCTTCAGGTACTAGATAATCCCTGTTTAACCTTTATTGACTGGAGGCAGAGGTCTGTCACATTCAGACACACAAAATTTGCCTCTGGATGTAAAAACCTTGGAGTGGGTGCTGCCTGTGGTGTGTCTCAGTAAATGTGACTCTTGTGTGAGGTGTTGCAACTCCTATGgcagttttccctttccctttgcaGGTGCTAATGGGCAGAGTGCCTGACAGAGGAGGAAGGCCCAATGAAATTGAACCTCCACCTCCTGAAATGCCACCGTGGCAGAAAAGACCAGAGGGTGGCTCGCAGCAAGGCggtggcagaggaggaagagggggcTACGACTCTTCCTACGGAGGGCGAGGAGGTTATGACCATGGGGGTCACGAccgaggaggaagaggaggctaCGACTCATCATATGGAGGGCGAGGAGGTCATGAACAAGGAAGCCATGATCGAGGGGGACGAGGAGGACGTGGTGGTTATGATCAtggtggcagaggaggaggaagaggaaacaaGCTTCAAGGAGGCTGGACAGATGGTGGAAGTGGTGGCTATCAGGATGGCAGCTACAGGGAGAGCAACTACAGAGATGCAGGTTTTCAAACAGGTGGCTACCATGGTGGTGGTGGCTACCAAGGAGGAGGCTATGGTGGCTACCAGTCGTCTTCTTATTCTGGAAGTGGCTACCaagggggtggtggtggtggctaCCAGCAGGACAACAGATACCAAGATGGTGGGTCCCACGGTGACCGAGGTGGCGGGCgtggaggagggaggggtggCCGTGGTGGTCGTGGTGGCCGAGGAGGTCAAGGAGGCGGCTGGGGGGGCAGAGGTGGACAGAACTTTAATCAAGGAGGGCAGTTTGAGCAGCACTTCCAACATGGAGGTTATCAGTATAATCAATCTGGCTTTGGACAAGGAAGACACTTCACCAGCTGAGGCTGCTAAAAATTTACACTTCAGCAGAGCTCACGTAATAGAAACCTGGTTTCAGAGGCCTGACTTAAGTGCTGCTTGAATTAGTACAGGTTTGTACACAGCAGGTAGAACCTCTTTGGGTGGGATGTTTTGCATAGTGCAAAGGACAACTTTGTGTAGACCTCTCCTCCCCAAACACCTCTACCTGTCTGAATGAAAGATTTCACTACCCTCTGCACCCTAAACATCAACTAATAGCCATGCTTTTTGGATGTTGGACTGGTTCCCTCTCCTCAAAACGCTTTTGTTCTAAATGTGCCTGCTGTGTTTGCCTTCTGTTTTGATTTGGAGAAATACCAAGACCTGTCAAATATGTCTGTTATAGTACACAGCAgaacttctgcattttttcccccaaatcaTTGTTGAGTTACATGTTCTGAACCAGTCTGGAGTGTTGCTTTTCGGCTTGCTGCCCTCTTGTTTCAGTCCCGATGACGTTACAGCGcgtgtgcacacacagggatCTCCTCTGACAGACGGGGTTTGTGTtacctgagctctgctgtggacACCGTGTTCAGTAGCCTTATCTCCCGCTAAACAGCGTTTTCTCACCCGCTCAACTCTGGAGACTGACCGCCGCCAAAATCTGCAAAGATCATTTCAAACTAAGCTAAATTGTGAACCGATAGTGTGCGTAGGCCTGTAGTTAGGTGTAGCAATTCAAACTGACCTGCATCCATCCAAAACAAGTTGCTCCTCCTCCAAACCTAATTTCTACTTGAAATCAGCTAGAAGAAATGACAAACTGAAGTTTATTTTCAAGTTAATACCACTGGCTCAGCAAATCTAGGGCAatttgttttgggggttgttattttaaagaaatgcactACGGCCTGGGAATACTAGTTCCTGCCTGGAGGAAGCCCTTTTATTattgctgcagaaaacaaaacctggcTGAGTTTGGTGTTctaatgtttggggttttttttctttactgaaagcCACATAATGCTTcttgctgggttttttgtgtaCATAAACATTGTCaaaaagctgtgaaagaaaatggCTGAAGGTGTGCTGTTGTATAAAAGGTGAGCAATAAAAGTATCTGTATGTTCTATTTGCTTTAGTTTCCTTTTCTGGATGGTAAAAAACATTTGCTGCGGTAGCTGAAAATTCACGGGGATTTGTCTTCatctcttcttttattttaatctattttatattttgtagtTGTCCCAGCTGTACCATGCATTCTGCCCTTTGAAGAGCtgtcagagcaggagcagatgggAGGAACTGACCTTCAGTTGCTCTGACTTTAATTCTGTTCCTCCCTCTGACCTGGTGTAGCAGCTCATAGTACTGTCTCTTGCTGTGTAAAGTTATTCTTAGGCTGTGTGAGCATGTGTCTCCCAGGTTATGCTCCTCCTGCATTCCCTGTGAACTTTGTGTGCTGCTTCTGGGAACTTCCTGATGCTTTCCAACTTTGTGGAAATGTAGGTTCTTGCTACCATGCTCAGATCACTGTAGCAGAGGCTGTGATGATGGCAGAGTCTACCTGTTTTGTCCTTGGGGATGAGTCCAGATCGATGCAGGCAGGAGGAGTTCCTTGCTTACAGTAACAGCATGAGATTCTGAAAGAATCTCTCTAGTGCTGATGTTGCTGTAATTCAAAGTAATCATGTAAATAAGCTGAAAATTCCATTTAGGACTGATTTGCCTGTATTTCATGCCACAGTCAACCTGAAAATCTCTGTGATTTATTGCGGCCACTAGATGCTGCTAGTGATTCACGGGTTTGGAAGCAAAGGTCACTGAGAAAGGCAATTGGGAATCTGACTTACTTAATGGTTCTCCTTTAGTGTTTCAAACAAATTTAACAAGCCTGAAGAGGCAGAAGCTTTGTGTATTGAATTCAGGTTTTTGAGGATCACTGATACAGATCTACCTCTGCCTAACACCGTTCAGATTATCAGTATCTAAAACTGAATGTTGCTGCTTCGCAAAGGTTTATTGATGGTTTCTTACAGCAACATTCTCCAGAGAAGGTGTCTCCCCTGTGGGGGGATAATACCTTATCATGAGCATTAGCTGGTGACTAGCTGCATTCATGCAAAAATAAtcagtggggattttttttaagaattaaggTTCCTACAGTGGGGTCAGTCCTGGACTAGCAAATGTAAAGAGATTGACGAAAGAGCCTTTTGCTGGGAATGTAATCTCTTCAAGCTGacagcttctgcttttcttcacaCTCCTCACTGCAAAGAGGATGGTGTTTCCTGTCAGTGCATTAAGAGTGCTGTAAACTTGTTCCTAGCAAGAGGGAACTCAGGAGGCTCTTCAGAGAGCCCTGGCTAGAGTTACATCAGCACCTTCAGGGATTGCTTTCTGTGCAGAGTTGCCAGTTCCTCTGCAAGGCTATAGCTGTTGCTGCAGTGGAGAGTCTCACCTTTGCACACTGTGACATGGTGAATTGGTGTTGGGGTGGGAGCTTCCCCTTTCTCCTCACAGATAgctttttctcataaaaatatgttgcctctcctccctcttccaGGACTTATGGTAAACGAAGTCCCAATTCATTGCTCTTTGAGGgggaaagtttaaaaaaaaatcagaaggcaAAAACAGGAGGCTTTACTCTTccaacaggaaagaaaacactttgcTTCTGCcagctgttgttgtttttccttacTCTATTGTTTCCTCCTAGTGTGCTGTGACTTCTTTGTTCCCCAGAGAAAACAAGCCTTGTATATGTGGAGAGAGCAGCTTTGATTAATGAAAGCAAACAGCCACTGCTTTGTTATTCTCTGTATGATGCTCTGGTATTTACTGTTTTCCAAACATGATTCCTACACTGCTGCACTGAGAGGAATCTCTTAAATagaagctgggagaggagagatggGTTGTGGATGTTATTAGACTGTGGTGGATTGGATATACATGCTTGATTCCATTGTGCATCGTGATCAAAAGCAGAACTCCAACAGATTAAAAAGGCAATTAAGTAAGCAAGCAAGGGGAACAGTGTTCTTCCTCTTGGCCTTCCTGTTCTTGCCACTGTTCTCCCACAAGCTGTAGGCatcttgttctgttttttccatctgcctttttttctctagcaGCTTTTGTTTCCTAAAGGCTTCCCGTGCGTTGCCTTTCCATTCCCTCTGTTAGGATCACTGTCTCTCAAGCATTGTCACTGTGCAGTAACATAACTATGGGGAGAGAGTGGCACACTTGCTTCCCACATTAGGTGCATTACTACCTGACTTGGAATACCATGATCCTTATGCACTGTACTCATAGTTGGGTTTTCCTTGCAGGTCTGAGAAagagggaaatatttatttcttactgCATGTAAGGGAGTACTACAACAAGGGAAAGTGGGTCAAACTGAGCATGCACCATACATAACTCACCCCAGAGAGCTTTTTGGCTTGTAGCTGTTCCCTAAGTAGTTTTCTCTTTAGCTGGTTGGTAATCTCCTGCTTGATGAGATTCCTCTACTTCAGCACCCAAAATCTTGAAGTGTGCAGCTCCATGGTGCTGCACCTTGATGGCTGATGGCCCCAGAGGGGCTCCTCAAGCTATGGATTAGGCTTCTCAGCCAGAGCATGTGGGTAATCTTCCTCCACGAAACTATTATTTGCATCTGAATTGAGGAAAATGGCAAGTGCCTCTACCAACCTAAGGCTCAGTTAGAACCCAGAGGTTTACCAGTCAAGTATCTAAGATAGGActggggagaagggaagcaAGTTAAGAGAAGTGGTTGGAGCTTGAAAAATCGTGTGATGTAGGAGTATTCCCTGTAACTGGTTATGCACCTAGGAAATGAAAAGTAAACTGCTGAAGTGGGAAGAATGCAATGGGGAATAAGGCTTCTCACAAGGATCTGGTGGCTTTTAAGTGTCCAAAAGGCTTGTGTAAATTCTTGTGGTACTGGAAGTTAATTCAGCTTCATTAACCTCCCTGTTAGGTTAATGAAGACctgcaaacaaaacccctcaaataCCTTTTTATTGCACATAATTTAGTCTTAGTTCTGTCATATTTAGACTGCAGTAGAGGGTCCAGGTGTTGTTGACTGTCAGGTTTGTGATTCTGCTCTCTGTGAAATTCTGATTTCCTTGGACAACAGCAATGGTACAGATGTATCAATGCATTTTTAAGGTGTTGAGCATGATTTAGCAGTCCCAAACAAGCTGGCTGATGCTGAACTCCAGGTTTGCTTTATGAGCCTGCTAATAAACCTTTAGGTTAAGAGTTGTAGCAATGTTGTGATTGGAGAGCAGTACACTGAGGTGTTTCCCCTGTGAAGGCTCTCAGCTGACTGATGTGCTTGCTTATTTCAGGTAAAGACTTTTCAAGGGGACACAGTCTGAAAAAGCAAGTCCTATTACTAGCTTGTAAACATTGCCTTCTCCCCTCTTTGGCCGAAAATAAGTCACACCTCTAATGGCTTGACAAACAAgagtagaaaggaaaaaatatttttcctttgtgtttacTTTGTGCTTTTTACAGCTCTGACTGCGGACAGTGTCATTGTTTCCCCTTTATTGTCCAGTAGTTTCCCCTCTTGTCCACGTGGGTCTTTCCCAcaacagaggagagaaaaacaagtaCAAAAAGTAGGAAAACGCTATtgtaaaaccaaagaaagaggGAGTCTGCCTATGCAGTGGGCAGGTGGAAGGTCACAACTCGTTTTCACACATGAAGCAAAGATGAAGGTGATAAGGCCTCTTTAAACTTTCCGGCATTAGCTCCACTCATGGAAAAAGCAGACTTTTTGGCTAAATTTCATACTGCCCCAGCGGTAGCCTTTTGCTGAtggcttttctgtttcctaGGACCAGCTTGTCAGCAGCTGCAAACAGCACTTTAAAGTTCAGCACACAGATTTTCCAATAAGTTTAGCTGGTTGGCTGCAATGCATAGTTTGAAAATCCAGATCAGTGATGATAACTCAAAAACTTTTTCCAAAGTTGCATCCATCTCTGCAATGACCCTGGGTGAGCCAGCTCTTTTGTCAAGACTTTCTTGAGAAGTACTTGGAACTTTGTTTTG
This window harbors:
- the FAM98A gene encoding protein FAM98A produces the protein MEFELLENDVLESLEDLGYKGPLLDDGALAQAVSRGASSPEFTKLCAWLVSELRLFCKLEENVQATNSPNEAEEFQLEMSGLLSEMNCPYVSLTSGDVTKRLHNQKNCLLLLTYLISELEAARMLCVNTPPKKAQEGGGSEVFQELKGICIALGMSKPPANITMFQFFSGIEKKLKETLAKVPPNHVGKPLLKKQLGPAHWEKIEAINQAIANEYEVRRKLLVKRLDVTVQSFGWSDRAKSQTEKLAKVYQPKRALLSTKCTISIANLLAARQDLSKIMRTSSGSIREKTACAINKVLMGRVPDRGGRPNEIEPPPPEMPPWQKRPEGGSQQGGGRGGRGGYDSSYGGRGGYDHGGHDRGGRGGYDSSYGGRGGHEQGSHDRGGRGGRGGYDHGGRGGGRGNKLQGGWTDGGSGGYQDGSYRESNYRDAGFQTGGYHGGGGYQGGGYGGYQSSSYSGSGYQGGGGGGYQQDNRYQDGGSHGDRGGGRGGGRGGRGGRGGRGGQGGGWGGRGGQNFNQGGQFEQHFQHGGYQYNQSGFGQGRHFTS